A genomic window from Blastococcus saxobsidens DD2 includes:
- a CDS encoding glycerol-3-phosphate dehydrogenase/oxidase: MIGSLSPARRTREVAALPGAAVDVVVVGGGVTGAGVALDAASRGLSVVLLERTDLAAGTSRWSSKLVHGGLRYFAHGEIGLARESARERAVLMGATAPHLVRPLPFLVPDAAGRGVTALAAAGGRLGDAVRLSVPGGRGSLPSTRRVPASDVGRLVPAVRPGGGGVVFWDGQLTDDARLVVALARTAAAYGARIVAGATVTAVGGGAVHALVDGAEVTLRAGVVVNAAGVWAQRLAPRIRLVPSRGSHLVVPAVRLGSPSAALTVPLPGARSRYVFALPQPDGLVHLGLTDEPVEGPVPDDDAQPSDAEVAQLLETVNQVLTEPLARDDLVGAYAGYRPLVLPESAGSGPGNATADLSRKHLLTWDGPVLSVVGGKLTTYRAMAEEAVDAVVARLGRGAARSLTARLPLVGAAPRVALDRVPAPARLVARYGTEAPSVEALGPALVVAGRSETVGELRFAVRHEGARTVSDLLDRRTRIGLVPADRERAVSVAEQVLAEEA; this comes from the coding sequence GTGATCGGCTCGCTGTCCCCCGCCCGGCGTACCCGCGAGGTGGCCGCGCTGCCCGGCGCGGCCGTCGACGTGGTCGTCGTCGGCGGTGGCGTGACCGGCGCCGGGGTGGCCCTGGACGCCGCGTCGCGCGGTCTGTCGGTGGTGCTGCTGGAGCGCACCGACCTCGCCGCCGGCACCAGCCGGTGGTCGTCGAAGCTGGTGCACGGCGGGCTGCGGTACTTCGCGCACGGCGAGATCGGGTTGGCCCGGGAAAGCGCCCGCGAGCGCGCCGTCCTCATGGGCGCCACGGCACCGCACCTGGTGCGGCCACTGCCGTTCCTGGTGCCGGACGCCGCCGGCCGGGGCGTGACCGCGCTGGCCGCCGCCGGGGGGCGGCTGGGCGATGCGGTGCGGCTCTCGGTGCCCGGTGGCCGCGGCTCGCTCCCCTCGACCCGGCGGGTGCCGGCCTCTGACGTCGGCCGGCTGGTCCCGGCGGTGCGGCCCGGGGGCGGTGGCGTCGTCTTCTGGGACGGGCAGCTCACCGACGACGCGCGGCTCGTGGTGGCGCTGGCCCGGACCGCGGCCGCCTACGGGGCGCGGATCGTCGCCGGGGCCACGGTCACCGCGGTCGGCGGCGGTGCGGTGCACGCGCTGGTCGACGGCGCGGAGGTGACCCTGCGTGCGGGCGTGGTGGTCAACGCGGCCGGGGTGTGGGCGCAGCGCCTGGCGCCGCGGATCCGGCTGGTGCCCTCGCGCGGCTCGCACCTGGTGGTGCCGGCCGTGCGGCTGGGCTCGCCGTCGGCGGCGCTGACCGTGCCGCTGCCCGGGGCGCGGTCGCGCTACGTCTTCGCACTGCCGCAGCCCGACGGGCTGGTCCACCTCGGGCTGACCGACGAGCCGGTCGAGGGCCCGGTGCCCGACGACGACGCCCAGCCGTCGGACGCCGAGGTGGCGCAGCTGCTCGAGACGGTGAACCAGGTGCTCACCGAGCCGCTGGCCAGGGACGACCTGGTGGGCGCCTACGCCGGGTACCGGCCGCTCGTGCTCCCGGAATCGGCCGGTAGCGGGCCCGGCAACGCGACCGCCGACCTGTCGCGCAAGCACCTGCTGACGTGGGACGGACCGGTCCTCTCCGTGGTGGGCGGCAAGCTCACCACCTACCGCGCTATGGCCGAGGAGGCGGTGGACGCGGTGGTGGCCCGGCTCGGGCGCGGGGCGGCGCGGTCGCTCACGGCCCGGCTGCCGCTGGTCGGTGCGGCGCCCCGGGTGGCGCTGGACCGGGTACCCGCTCCCGCTCGCCTGGTGGCCCGCTACGGCACCGAGGCGCCGTCGGTGGAGGCGCTCGGCCCGGCGCTGGTGGTCGCCGGCCGCTCGGAGACGGTGGGGGAGCTGCGGTTCGCCGTCCGGCACGAGGGCGCACGGACCGTCTCCGACCTGCTGGACCGGCGCACCCGCATCGGCCTGGTGCCCGCAGACCGGGAGCGGGCGGTGTCCGTCGCGGAGCAGGTCCTCGCCGAGGAGGCCTGA
- a CDS encoding acyl carrier protein: MTAFRDHLGEQLEVDLAAAGPGSRLGDDLELDSIQRLEALVAVEDLGVHLADDSVGPEQTLGGLHELYLRALQEPPVDDSAAPAADGGR; encoded by the coding sequence GTGACCGCGTTCCGCGACCACCTCGGCGAACAGCTGGAGGTCGACCTGGCCGCGGCCGGGCCGGGCAGCCGGCTGGGCGACGACCTCGAGCTCGACTCGATCCAGCGGCTGGAGGCGCTGGTCGCCGTCGAGGACCTCGGCGTCCACCTGGCGGACGACAGCGTGGGGCCGGAGCAGACCCTCGGCGGCCTGCACGAGCTCTACCTGCGCGCGCTCCAGGAGCCGCCCGTCGACGACTCCGCCGCCCCGGCGGCGGACGGTGGCCGCTGA
- a CDS encoding SDR family oxidoreductase — MDLFDLTGKVAVVTGGTRGIGLMMARGLLQAGAKVYISSRKAEAGDAAVAELSEFGTVVSVPADLSTEAECLRLAEEVGRHEEKLHILVNNAGATWGEPLETFPESAWDKLLDLNLKSPFFLTRAFLPKLEAAAADGDPARIVNVGSIDGLHVNPMPTYSYAASKAGLHHLTRVLAKELGPRRITVNAVAPGPFESKMMAATLDAFGAEIAAKAPLGRIGRPDDMAGVVVYLSSRAGAYVTGAVIPVDGGIATTA; from the coding sequence GTGGACCTGTTCGACCTGACCGGCAAGGTGGCCGTGGTCACCGGTGGCACCCGCGGCATCGGCCTGATGATGGCGCGCGGGCTGCTGCAGGCCGGAGCGAAGGTCTACATCAGCTCCCGCAAGGCCGAGGCCGGCGACGCCGCCGTCGCCGAGCTGTCCGAGTTCGGGACCGTCGTCTCCGTCCCGGCCGACCTCTCCACCGAGGCCGAGTGCCTGCGGCTGGCCGAGGAGGTCGGCCGCCACGAGGAGAAGCTGCACATCCTGGTCAACAACGCCGGCGCCACGTGGGGCGAGCCGCTGGAGACCTTCCCCGAGTCGGCCTGGGACAAGCTGCTCGACCTGAACCTCAAGTCGCCGTTCTTCCTGACCCGCGCGTTCCTCCCGAAGCTCGAGGCTGCGGCGGCCGACGGCGACCCGGCGCGCATCGTGAACGTGGGCAGCATCGACGGCCTGCACGTCAACCCGATGCCGACCTACTCCTACGCCGCCAGCAAGGCCGGGCTGCACCACCTCACCCGGGTGCTGGCCAAGGAGCTGGGGCCCAGGCGGATCACCGTCAACGCCGTCGCGCCAGGGCCGTTCGAGTCCAAGATGATGGCCGCCACGCTCGACGCGTTCGGCGCCGAGATCGCCGCGAAGGCGCCGCTGGGCCGCATCGGCCGCCCCGACGACATGGCCGGCGTCGTCGTGTACCTGTCCTCGCGGGCCGGCGCCTACGTCACCGGCGCGGTCATCCCGGTGGACGGCGGCATCGCGACGACCGCCTGA
- a CDS encoding MFS transporter, with protein sequence MARTETARRTGRIAGIGGGLVGYLVFVEFTSGVLQGYYVPLLTDIARYLDVNDADVNWLEAAQLMLSAIAVPVLAKLGDLYGHRRVLLWSAVVVALSTVVLAFAQSFALFLVAWALQGMYVVWLPLQVALIWDRSRRTPGAAGQTRRATGLIVAALQAGAIAGALAGGQIGQSLADSFWIVLMAPLVLVVGVCVIVALRVPESQDRTGGSVDATGAALLSLVLLVITGGLSFVRLNEDAAWPWAVTAAGLLLLVPFVRYELRQEDPLVDFRVLRSSSMWPVQLTAGLFGISVLGAQGPLSTFARTDPEVYGYGLGLTTSEVSIVIGAYVVSMLIGASQFSRVSRLTTPRHTLIGAATLTGVGYLLLVPFHDTLGQMLACIAVAGLGSGALVAALPAAAAAAAPVGRTAVATGLTNTTKVLGGSFASATFAIALASGAPLLADGTLGTAGSLSGYLTVWVVCGTAALLAALALLVVPKLAFSDPSVPEEPRT encoded by the coding sequence GTGGCACGCACGGAGACGGCCCGGCGAACGGGCCGGATCGCGGGGATCGGCGGCGGGCTCGTCGGTTACCTGGTCTTCGTCGAGTTCACCAGCGGCGTCCTGCAGGGCTACTACGTCCCGCTGCTCACCGACATCGCCCGGTACCTCGACGTCAACGACGCCGACGTCAACTGGCTGGAGGCCGCGCAGCTGATGCTGTCGGCGATCGCGGTGCCGGTGCTCGCCAAGCTGGGCGACCTGTACGGGCACCGGCGGGTGCTGCTCTGGTCCGCCGTGGTCGTCGCGCTCTCCACGGTCGTGCTGGCCTTCGCGCAGAGCTTCGCGCTGTTCCTCGTCGCCTGGGCGCTGCAGGGCATGTACGTGGTCTGGCTCCCGTTGCAGGTGGCGCTGATCTGGGACCGGTCGCGCCGGACACCGGGCGCGGCCGGCCAGACCCGGCGCGCGACGGGGTTGATCGTGGCGGCGCTGCAGGCCGGTGCCATCGCCGGCGCCCTGGCGGGAGGGCAGATCGGGCAGAGCCTCGCCGACTCGTTCTGGATCGTGCTGATGGCCCCGCTGGTCCTGGTCGTCGGCGTCTGCGTCATCGTGGCCCTCCGGGTGCCGGAGAGCCAGGACCGCACCGGCGGCAGCGTCGACGCCACCGGCGCCGCCCTGCTGAGCCTGGTCCTGCTGGTCATCACCGGTGGACTGAGCTTCGTGCGGCTCAACGAGGACGCCGCCTGGCCGTGGGCGGTCACCGCCGCAGGCCTGCTGCTGCTCGTCCCGTTCGTGCGGTACGAGCTGCGCCAGGAGGACCCGCTGGTGGACTTCCGGGTGCTGCGCAGCTCGTCGATGTGGCCGGTGCAGCTGACGGCCGGCCTGTTCGGCATCAGCGTGCTGGGCGCCCAGGGGCCGCTGTCCACGTTCGCCCGCACCGACCCGGAGGTCTACGGCTACGGGCTGGGCCTGACCACCAGCGAGGTGTCGATCGTCATCGGCGCCTACGTCGTCTCCATGCTGATCGGCGCCAGCCAGTTCTCCCGGGTCAGCCGGCTCACCACCCCGCGGCACACGCTGATCGGCGCGGCCACCCTCACCGGCGTCGGCTACCTGCTGCTCGTGCCCTTCCACGACACCCTGGGCCAGATGCTGGCCTGCATCGCCGTCGCCGGGCTCGGGTCGGGCGCGCTGGTCGCAGCGCTGCCGGCGGCCGCCGCCGCGGCCGCCCCGGTCGGCCGGACGGCGGTGGCCACCGGCCTCACCAACACCACCAAGGTGCTCGGCGGGTCGTTCGCCTCGGCGACGTTCGCCATCGCCCTGGCCTCCGGCGCACCGCTGCTGGCCGACGGGACGCTCGGCACCGCGGGATCGCTGTCCGGTTACCTCACGGTGTGGGTGGTCTGCGGCACGGCCGCGCTGCTGGCGGCGCTGGCGCTGCTCGTCGTCCCGAAGCTCGCCTTCTCCGATCCGTCGGTCCCCGAGGAGCCCAGAACATGA
- a CDS encoding arginine deiminase, which translates to MIDSAAPLGATSEVGPLRTVLLHRPGPELRRLTPRNNDQLLFDGVPWVARAQEEHDAFAQALTDRGVEVLHLATLLAEVLAFPAARAELIGAAVDDPRLGATLQRDATRHLAGLAPEDLASALIAGVAHEELRGHGLAYQLMDRSDFVVPPLPNLLFTRDSSVWIGDEVAVTSLAMPARHRESTITAAIYTHHPRFAGAEQLYASSLEHLEGGDVLLLAPGVVAVGVGERTTPGGAERLARRLFARGLAHTVLVVPIAQERATMHLDTIATMVDVDAMVMYPAVADSLVAWTVRATDGSPTHPADDTDTTDLAVTGPQPFLTAAAAAMGIDQLRVIDTGLDPVTAEREQWDDGNNTLALAPRLTVAYERNTVTNAALEAAGIEVVRIAGSELGSGRGGPRCMSCPVSRAPL; encoded by the coding sequence GTGATCGACTCCGCCGCACCCCTGGGCGCCACCAGCGAGGTCGGCCCGCTGCGCACCGTGCTGCTGCACCGGCCGGGCCCGGAGCTGCGCCGGCTGACGCCGCGGAACAACGACCAGCTGCTCTTCGACGGCGTCCCGTGGGTGGCACGCGCCCAGGAGGAGCACGACGCGTTCGCCCAGGCCCTCACCGACCGCGGGGTCGAGGTGCTGCACCTGGCGACCCTGCTCGCGGAGGTCCTCGCGTTCCCGGCCGCCCGCGCCGAGCTGATCGGCGCCGCCGTCGACGACCCCCGGCTGGGCGCGACGCTGCAGCGCGACGCCACCCGCCACCTGGCCGGGCTCGCGCCCGAGGACCTCGCGTCGGCGCTGATCGCGGGCGTGGCGCACGAGGAGCTGCGCGGGCACGGGCTGGCCTACCAGCTGATGGACCGCTCGGACTTCGTCGTCCCGCCGCTGCCGAACCTGCTGTTCACCCGCGACTCGTCGGTGTGGATCGGCGACGAGGTGGCGGTGACGTCGCTGGCGATGCCGGCGCGGCACCGGGAGAGCACGATCACCGCCGCGATCTACACCCACCACCCGCGGTTCGCCGGCGCCGAGCAGCTGTACGCGTCCAGCCTGGAGCACCTCGAGGGCGGCGACGTCCTGCTGCTCGCCCCCGGGGTGGTGGCCGTCGGCGTCGGCGAGCGGACGACGCCCGGAGGCGCCGAGCGGCTGGCCCGGCGGCTGTTCGCCCGCGGCCTGGCGCACACCGTGCTCGTCGTCCCGATCGCCCAGGAGCGGGCGACGATGCACCTGGACACCATCGCCACGATGGTCGACGTCGACGCGATGGTGATGTACCCGGCGGTCGCCGACTCGCTCGTCGCGTGGACGGTGCGCGCCACCGATGGCTCCCCCACCCACCCGGCCGATGACACCGACACCACCGACCTCGCCGTCACCGGGCCGCAGCCGTTCCTCACCGCCGCCGCGGCCGCGATGGGCATCGACCAGCTCCGGGTGATCGACACCGGCCTCGACCCGGTCACCGCCGAGCGCGAGCAGTGGGACGACGGCAACAACACCCTCGCGCTGGCCCCTCGGCTGACGGTGGCCTACGAGCGGAACACCGTCACGAACGCCGCGCTCGAGGCGGCCGGCATCGAGGTCGTGCGGATCGCCGGCTCGGAGCTGGGCAGCGGCCGCGGCGGCCCGCGGTGCATGTCCTGCCCGGTCTCCCGCGCTCCCCTCTGA
- a CDS encoding FAD-binding oxidoreductase, translating into MSEQPELTIQGWGPRPADDGSAGLEAAVPKAARRYLGRELGWTPRPTPAVPVAEIRLGPSRLPDAARTALIELLGEDAVSTDRESRLRHAGGKSYLDLLRRREGDASEAPDAVVRPGTTEETAALLSLCSARGIVVVPFGGGTSVVGGLAGVDADDRPTVAVDLSRMASVQALDVPSSLVTVGPGLRGPALEEVLGREGLTFGHLPQSWEFATLGGYAATRSAGQSSTGIGRFDELVAGVTLATPSGVLELGHPPASAAGPDLLGLALGSEGTLGIITELRLRVRPRPPASSYEGWSFRTWAAGLAAMQRLARHDLLPDVVRLSDSDETRANLLMAAGAGAKALRGSLRARGHGQGCLLVLGWEGLPDLVRARQRAAASLLRDGGAVRLGRRVGESWRRNRFSAPYLRDRLLDGGLLVETLETAATWTALPTVYDATRRALRESLTRGGHAPLVMTHLSHGYPTGASLYFTVLADRDDALPIQQWLTAKRAATDALLAAGGTLTHHHAVGADHRPWLEREVGPLGVEVLRAVKQRLDPNGICNPGVLLPD; encoded by the coding sequence GTGTCCGAGCAGCCGGAACTGACGATCCAGGGCTGGGGCCCGCGCCCCGCCGACGACGGGTCCGCGGGCCTCGAAGCGGCGGTGCCCAAGGCCGCGCGCCGCTACCTGGGCCGCGAGCTGGGCTGGACCCCGCGGCCGACTCCGGCCGTCCCCGTGGCGGAGATCCGGCTCGGGCCCTCCCGGTTGCCCGATGCCGCCCGCACCGCGCTGATCGAACTGCTCGGCGAGGACGCCGTGAGCACCGACCGGGAGTCGCGGCTGCGCCACGCCGGCGGCAAGAGCTACCTCGACCTGCTGCGCCGGCGCGAGGGCGACGCCTCCGAGGCCCCCGACGCCGTCGTCCGCCCCGGGACCACCGAGGAGACCGCCGCGCTGCTGTCACTGTGCAGCGCGCGCGGCATCGTGGTGGTGCCCTTCGGGGGCGGCACCAGCGTGGTGGGCGGGCTGGCCGGGGTGGACGCCGACGACCGGCCGACGGTCGCCGTCGACCTCTCCCGCATGGCGTCGGTGCAGGCGCTCGACGTGCCGTCGTCCCTGGTCACCGTGGGGCCGGGGCTGCGTGGGCCCGCGCTGGAGGAGGTGCTGGGCCGCGAGGGCCTGACGTTCGGTCACCTGCCGCAGAGCTGGGAGTTCGCCACGCTGGGCGGCTACGCGGCCACCCGCTCGGCCGGGCAGTCCTCCACCGGGATCGGCCGGTTCGACGAGCTGGTCGCCGGTGTCACGCTGGCGACGCCGTCGGGCGTACTGGAGCTCGGGCACCCGCCGGCGTCGGCCGCCGGCCCCGACCTGCTCGGCCTGGCGCTCGGCTCGGAGGGCACGCTCGGGATCATCACCGAGCTCCGGCTGCGGGTGCGGCCCAGGCCCCCGGCCAGCTCCTACGAGGGCTGGTCCTTCCGCACCTGGGCCGCCGGCCTGGCCGCGATGCAGCGGCTGGCCCGGCACGACCTGCTGCCCGACGTCGTCCGCCTCTCCGACTCCGACGAGACCCGCGCGAACCTGCTCATGGCCGCAGGTGCCGGGGCGAAGGCGCTGCGCGGGAGCCTGCGGGCCCGCGGGCACGGCCAGGGCTGCCTGCTCGTGCTCGGCTGGGAGGGCCTGCCGGACCTGGTCCGCGCCCGCCAGCGGGCGGCGGCCTCGCTGCTGCGCGACGGCGGCGCCGTCCGGCTCGGCCGCCGGGTGGGCGAGTCGTGGCGCCGGAACCGGTTCTCCGCCCCCTACCTGCGCGACCGGCTCCTGGACGGCGGCCTGCTGGTGGAGACGCTGGAGACGGCGGCCACCTGGACGGCGCTGCCCACGGTGTACGACGCCACCCGCCGGGCGCTGCGCGAGTCGCTGACCCGCGGCGGGCACGCGCCGCTGGTGATGACCCACCTCTCGCACGGCTATCCCACCGGCGCCTCGCTGTACTTCACGGTGCTCGCCGACCGCGACGACGCGCTGCCCATCCAGCAGTGGCTCACCGCCAAGCGGGCGGCGACCGACGCGCTGCTGGCCGCCGGCGGCACGCTCACCCACCACCACGCCGTGGGCGCCGACCACCGGCCGTGGCTGGAGCGGGAGGTCGGCCCCCTCGGCGTCGAGGTGCTGCGGGCGGTCAAGCAGCGGCTGGACCCGAACGGGATCTGCAACCCCGGCGTCCTCCTTCCCGACTGA
- a CDS encoding M20/M25/M40 family metallo-hydrolase: MKRTLTLAAAAAAATTTARRVARFRPEELPVGPVDLTGLDAEGAAGRLAELIRIPTVSSRDAAEVDRSVFERYRARLAELYPRTHAALDREQLGDGALLYRWRGITDEPPLVLMAHYDVVPVAGQEWSRDPFSGSIEDGYVHGRGAIDDKGSMVAILEAVENLVADGFAPRRDVYLSFGNDEEVAGVGARLAVAAFTDRGIVPWAVVDEGGAVVSGMFPGVPGQVAVVGLAEKGLLDVELITTDAGGHASAPVRSGAPARLARAILALEDHPFPARLHDVVLGMVDAVGRRAPLGYRALFSHAAQLRPVLAALLARAGREAGAMVRTTVAVTRLEGSRAANVLATRAVAHLNIRIALGETVQSTVDRLRRVIDDPSVELRVVSGNDPSPVSRADNEAFALISAAARATYPDATVAPYVMVQASDSRHFSQICDSVYRFMPFDLSKGELAALHAADERISVAALHRGAGFFRHLIRSV, from the coding sequence ATGAAGCGCACGCTCACGCTGGCCGCCGCCGCGGCGGCCGCCACCACCACCGCCCGCCGGGTGGCCCGGTTCCGGCCGGAGGAGCTGCCGGTCGGCCCCGTCGACCTGACCGGGCTGGACGCCGAGGGCGCGGCCGGCCGCCTCGCCGAGCTGATCCGCATCCCGACCGTCTCCTCCCGGGACGCCGCCGAGGTGGACCGGTCCGTCTTCGAGCGGTACCGCGCCCGCCTGGCCGAGCTGTACCCGCGCACCCACGCGGCGCTGGACCGCGAGCAGCTCGGCGACGGTGCGCTGCTCTACCGCTGGCGGGGGATCACCGACGAGCCGCCGTTGGTGCTCATGGCGCACTACGACGTCGTCCCGGTGGCCGGGCAGGAGTGGAGCCGCGACCCGTTCTCCGGTTCGATCGAGGACGGCTACGTGCACGGCCGCGGTGCCATCGACGACAAGGGCTCGATGGTGGCGATCCTCGAGGCCGTCGAGAACCTGGTCGCCGACGGCTTCGCACCCCGGCGGGACGTCTACCTCTCCTTCGGCAACGACGAGGAGGTGGCCGGCGTCGGGGCCCGGCTGGCCGTGGCGGCGTTCACCGACCGCGGCATCGTGCCCTGGGCCGTCGTCGACGAGGGCGGGGCCGTGGTCAGCGGGATGTTCCCCGGCGTCCCCGGTCAGGTCGCCGTCGTGGGACTGGCGGAGAAGGGCCTGCTGGACGTCGAGCTGATCACCACCGACGCCGGCGGGCACGCGTCCGCCCCGGTCCGGAGTGGCGCCCCGGCGCGGCTGGCGCGGGCGATCCTCGCGCTCGAGGACCACCCGTTCCCCGCCCGGCTGCACGACGTCGTCCTGGGCATGGTCGACGCCGTGGGGCGGCGCGCGCCGCTCGGGTACCGGGCGCTGTTCTCCCATGCGGCCCAGCTCCGGCCGGTGCTCGCCGCGCTCCTGGCGCGGGCCGGTCGCGAGGCGGGCGCGATGGTCCGGACGACGGTCGCCGTCACCCGCCTGGAGGGCAGCCGGGCGGCCAACGTGCTCGCCACCCGAGCGGTGGCGCACCTGAACATCCGCATCGCGCTGGGTGAGACGGTGCAGTCGACGGTGGACCGGCTGCGGAGGGTGATCGACGACCCGTCGGTGGAGCTGCGCGTCGTGTCCGGCAACGACCCCTCACCGGTGTCGCGGGCCGACAACGAGGCGTTCGCACTGATCAGCGCCGCGGCGCGGGCGACGTACCCGGACGCCACCGTCGCCCCGTACGTCATGGTGCAGGCCAGCGACTCACGGCACTTCAGCCAGATCTGCGACAGCGTCTACCGGTTCATGCCGTTCGACCTGAGCAAGGGTGAGCTGGCCGCGCTGCACGCCGCCGACGAGCGGATCTCGGTGGCTGCGCTGCACCGCGGCGCGGGCTTCTTCCGCCACCTGATCCGCAGTGTCTGA
- a CDS encoding class I adenylate-forming enzyme family protein, producing MPSVALRPTMTLGEVVGAATEGSGDAWLAADGDVLTLQQLTARAGDLAARLRGAGVGPGDHVGLLLPNGTGYVEGFFATILLGGVVVPLDGGLTERELGEIQEVLPLRATLADRGRPGAGRLDVVLSDGVWQIPGAPDSVPGPPAPRQRDDPAAVFFTSGTTGAPKPVTLTHHGLVRPLIALQRLHGAFFSGSPLERVRRVATVTSRHGTKLLRAAGRQTWLTVSPFRSMAGHQVLTGSLLLGHNLVTSAGFSPRRVLELVDRHRVNVLAGTPAMAELLLRIEDLSRYDLGSLLVLGLGGGPTAPDLVERARDRLGCAVTVGYGSTELGGGVLATRLEDSLTAQAETVGRPFPGTEVRIVDGSGADVPAGTPGELLARPPGSGADAPWHRTRDLGVRDGSGNIRILGRVDDLIVRGGQNVHPQELERVLAELPAVRRCAAVGVPVRGDQQVWVFVVPAEGQEVTAEEIRRHCRANLSPAKQPDRVRVVETLPVNEYGEIRRNLLREQAAGGPVAVGEENGS from the coding sequence GTGCCCTCGGTCGCCCTGCGCCCGACGATGACCCTCGGCGAGGTGGTCGGAGCCGCCACGGAGGGATCCGGCGACGCGTGGCTGGCCGCGGACGGCGACGTCCTGACGCTGCAGCAGCTGACCGCTCGGGCCGGGGACCTGGCGGCCCGGCTGCGCGGCGCTGGTGTGGGCCCGGGTGACCACGTCGGGCTCCTGCTGCCGAACGGGACCGGCTACGTGGAGGGCTTCTTCGCCACCATCCTGCTCGGCGGTGTGGTGGTCCCGCTCGACGGCGGTCTCACCGAGCGCGAGCTGGGGGAGATCCAGGAGGTGCTGCCGCTCCGGGCGACCCTCGCCGACCGCGGTCGACCCGGAGCCGGCCGGCTCGACGTCGTCCTCTCGGACGGGGTGTGGCAGATCCCGGGCGCACCCGATTCGGTTCCCGGCCCGCCGGCGCCACGGCAGCGGGACGACCCGGCCGCCGTCTTCTTCACCTCCGGCACCACCGGCGCACCGAAGCCGGTGACGCTGACCCACCACGGTCTGGTGCGCCCGCTGATCGCCCTGCAGCGGCTGCACGGCGCCTTCTTCAGCGGCTCCCCCCTCGAGCGGGTCCGGCGGGTGGCCACGGTGACCTCGCGGCACGGCACCAAGCTGCTGCGCGCCGCCGGGCGGCAGACCTGGCTCACCGTGAGCCCGTTCCGGAGCATGGCCGGCCACCAGGTCCTCACCGGATCGCTGCTGCTGGGCCACAACCTGGTGACCTCGGCCGGGTTCTCCCCGCGCCGCGTCCTGGAACTGGTCGACCGGCACCGGGTCAACGTGCTGGCGGGCACCCCGGCCATGGCCGAGCTGCTGCTCCGGATCGAGGACCTGTCGCGCTACGACCTCGGGTCCCTGCTCGTGCTCGGCCTCGGGGGTGGGCCGACGGCTCCGGACCTGGTCGAGCGGGCCCGCGACCGGCTCGGCTGCGCCGTGACCGTCGGGTACGGCTCCACCGAGCTCGGCGGCGGGGTGCTGGCCACCCGGCTGGAGGACTCCCTGACGGCCCAGGCGGAGACCGTCGGGCGTCCGTTCCCCGGCACCGAGGTGCGCATCGTCGACGGGTCGGGGGCGGACGTGCCCGCCGGCACCCCCGGCGAGCTGCTGGCCCGGCCACCCGGATCCGGTGCGGATGCGCCCTGGCACCGCACCCGGGACCTCGGCGTCCGTGACGGATCGGGGAACATCCGCATCCTCGGCCGGGTCGACGACCTGATCGTGCGGGGCGGGCAGAACGTGCACCCGCAGGAGCTGGAGCGGGTCCTGGCAGAGCTGCCGGCCGTCCGGCGCTGCGCCGCCGTCGGGGTGCCCGTGCGCGGCGACCAGCAGGTGTGGGTGTTCGTCGTCCCCGCCGAGGGGCAGGAGGTCACCGCCGAGGAGATCCGCCGGCACTGCCGGGCGAACCTGTCGCCGGCGAAGCAGCCGGACCGGGTGCGCGTGGTGGAGACCCTGCCGGTGAACGAGTACGGCGAGATCCGCCGCAACCTGCTACGTGAGCAGGCTGCGGGCGGACCGGTCGCCGTCGGAGAGGAGAACGGTTCATGA